Proteins from a genomic interval of Nematostella vectensis chromosome 5, jaNemVect1.1, whole genome shotgun sequence:
- the LOC5507842 gene encoding LOW QUALITY PROTEIN: stabilizer of axonemal microtubules 1 (The sequence of the model RefSeq protein was modified relative to this genomic sequence to represent the inferred CDS: deleted 1 base in 1 codon) has product MTKKCICQICSCGRHRCPHGSSDPNRVINKEREDKCSVTEYKGNYHRKSAQRGPFHRPRDLLHPEGDIPDNTTSKTSYITHEVSPPKKKEPEKYVPNPNRFVTVSENKDHYRGSRAPPARMNPYLKGITMRVPSAQIQYMSTSHGDYRTWKPEPLEKISRSKTYAPPEQPFNETSIHRQDFMRFNQPPRPTARQPDKIRMSGSMDKTTTNLTYFTPKRSPPKMEKKRDEYVAPEQPFSSTSIFKTDYQDFRNAPKAAMYRPISDLFATDKPMQRETTKNADFQYYKLRRYTVQRDT; this is encoded by the exons ATGACAAAGAAGTGTATCTGTCAGATCTGCAGTTGTGG GCGGCACCGTTGTCCACACGGCTCTTCTGATCCTAACCGGGTTATTAACAAAGAACGCGAAGACAAATGCAGTGTTACCGAGTACAAGGGAAATTACCATCGCAAAAGCGCCCAACGAGGTCCATTCCACCGCCCCAGGGACCTTCTACACCCTGAAGGGGACATCCCAGATAACACCACTAGCAAAACGTCTTACATAACGCACGAAGTTAGCCCCCCGAAGAAAAAAGAGCCCGAAAAGTATGTCCCTAATCCTAACAGGTTTGTGACTGTTTCTGAGAATAAGGACCATTACCGGGGCTCAAGGGCCCCGCCAGCGAGAATGAACCCGTACCTAAAGGGCATAACCATGCGAGTTCCCTCGGCGCAGATTCAGTACATGTCCACATCACATGGAGACTACAGAACGTGGAAACCCGAACCGTTAGAGAAAATCTCGCGCAGTAAAACATACGCCCCGCCCGAACAGCCATTCAACGAGACTTCAATACATAGACAGGACTTCATGAGGTTTAATCAACCTCCAAGACCGACAGCTCGGCAACCAGACAAGATCAGGATGTCCGGATCCATGGACAAGACTACGACTAATCTCACGTACTTCACGCCCAAGAGATCCCCCCCTAAGATGGAGAAGAAGAGGGATGAGTATGTCGCCCCAGAGCAACCA TTCAGCAGCACGTCAATCTTCAAGACAGACTACCAGGATTTCCGCAACGCCCCTAAAGCCGCGATGTATCGGCCAATTAGCGACCTCTTTGCGACAGACAAGCCCATGCAGAGGGAAACCACTAAGAATGCTGATTTCCA ATATTACAAATTACGACGCTACACGGTGCAACGTGACACGTAG